gggattctccagatcaaactcttggtttgtttggtctgccacaggaaacaaaacgttggtcaaaaacaagaaacagcggttctcataaaaatagaagggatcaatagtattactgtgagtgcgtcgactttgtgatttcaggcgcttgaggatcccctgctcacgagtagcttgtgcagctttatgctcgtttaaagcagattcagcatcctcaagtcttttctgcagttcctcgacactagcagcttttgctttggcttcatcagcctcggctttggcttcgctagcaacaagttcggctttcttgcgagccgcctcactttgctccagtttttgagcaagtgcgtcggcacgtttgttggcctctgcaagtttctctgtcgagataaaaaaaagaagaaagatcaaaaatcgcgacaaacaacaggagcaaaaagtcagaaagaacggcaagtataaagttgttaccttcagttctgctggcatactcacggtacccaatgaattgggatccgatgcggataagatctttgatcatgggctatcaaagaagaacaaagcaagagaaacatcggcatgaaaaaagagtgaaggcgtgaaaaagcaaaatagaggaaatatagatatcgacgaacttacatcatccaagagcaaagtagaagagccgcccaattgaggggcaggctcaacaatcgtttcaatccttgtcctttttggtgaaggagcacgggggcttgctggcggagttgtggtgacgacgtttcgttgaggaggcgaggacttCTCTCCTTCAGCTGGTGTCTCTGAAACAACTAGAGTACGTGACGAGCTTgttcgagcagccacgtcaagagttggtggttcttcctcatcatcactgcgaacaAAAGATGACAGCATAAAAAACAAGATAGACAAAAGAACTTTGAGTACAACGATAAGAAAAAGCAAAAGAtaacttacgaactgatgagggattcaagatatggatcataagccgCCTTTTGGCGTGAAGGATCGGCTTCTTCGgctttagaggtgccagaatcctcggcatcattccttttccttttgttccttggggaaacagcaggaggaagggattgcgtcgactcgctggcgtcagattcaacttctttttcatgggaagccgcagatttgtgagaacctgcgacttcactttcaggaagaaaAGAACCCTGGTTGTCTTCGGCGACGATagttcgttcttcgacttctccatcctcaggaagaggaggaagggaagccacagtaggatggttctgcagaaaaatagcgacaaaagaaaaattagagagatatcaatacaatgagatgcaggaaaagttcggaacaagacaaaaattcgagaaaacaaaatacctcagggagaggattggcggagctgtatggctccacgcggcaagaggagggaataggatccttcttgttaagcgaggaaattcttcgaatcagcttctccaagtcctttacagaaagatcattggagagtctattggcgtcattttcaccagcatacgtccaaaggggatttttgcgagcctgaaggggctgcactctaatcctaaggaagtaggcggtgatttgaacaccagacagttcttttcctcgagtattttgaagctgatgaatacgagacataagtgcttctgtcgccattttctcttcttcggaagcttcaacatcccaggagcggcggcgcagaattttggcacttccgtcgaaagggactatgttgtgctcaacagaattggcactttcttcgtgtatgtagagccaccttttgcgccacccttggacagaatcaggaaatttgacgtcgaagtaatcaacgtcagatcggacacagataacaacgccgcctatgttataggtggcgttgtgggagccattgcggcggaggcagaaaatgcgtttccacagagcccagttaggagggactccaaggaagcactcgcaaagagtgataaaaatggagacatggaggatggaattgggggtcaactggtgcagctgaatcccataaacaaaaagaaggccgcggaggaaatcgtgaattggggcagaaaggccgcggatgaggtgatcaacgaaactaacccggtactccattggaggggttgggtagctttcttcgctgggaaagcggatggcgtcctctttcttcatcaggcctagcctcttcaacatgttgacgtcttgattggagattttagatctctcccactcaagatcttcagcggccatcttggactctggagtactgtggcgagtgagtcgcgtgcgcggtggcatcaacggcactggaaaaagcaaagttcgtgcgtgtgtaagatcaaagagagttgggcgcagtggaagtttttgcaaagaggaacggATGTGCGGCGCAAACGAAGAtgcgaacggaggttgaagaaaggtttatataggaattgggcgaagcaatgcaccgttggatgaagaaatcgtgtggtgaaaaaagatcttgtagataaagggtaaaaaggtatttttactgagatggaatagaataggcgttacagtacgtgcgccaggaaaagcggaggacgtgtgtcccccacttgcacgacgtgtcaacgtggtggaaataatggacccacaaggcagaaaaatcacgactattaacagagatgaagtaaatttgactaagggaagcatgccgacaagaaaaataaaagaagattggcgacaggagaagttattgaatacttcgggagcctttgatcaaatacaagtttctgcccaaatgctcgggggctacttcgacaaaagtaaaatttcgagtatggcaatatagaaattgtgggagcctacaaccaagcacaagtccttggctgtagtctcgggggctactcccatcgggagcgctgttcgcgcacccgagagatgaaaagaagatcatatcgagaaataatgacaatatagcgacaaggtggactaaaatgttgagcctacaaccaagcacaagtccttggttgtagcctcgggggctactcccatcgggaacgctgttcgcgtgcccgatgaaattgtaaaagaaagaaagaaagagaaaaacgaAAGATAGAAGagtaaaagagtatatttcgagttataactaactctacatatactcccatcgggagagcaatataagtcatctttgactcgataaaatgtgccattccaacagccggaaaagcactcgacaatatattctcagaacgccaaagttgcgatcaatttctgaatgccgcaaatttgcgaaggtaagaccccagatccgttctgctgggcgtggcatcgccgaagactgcgctctgctacttttatccgtatcaaaagatacgaagaaaaatcctaacggacgcgttaggtactcgataaatttgactgggactcgacagaatggtaagaccttaagcggcacctgtcgaagtttacaccagtatcccgagatcatgtccagggacgtgatcttgaagtaggtttttgcggattgccactagagcagttaactagtacctgatccgtcagatgaactagccccaactaccattatccctgtacaatatagaattttatgtgaagaaatataaaaagttgaagatgtcgaataaaaataaacagtggagattttccctgactctacgattcaagcaaaatctcgggggctactgacataggcatcccaaatgggcctgccgaagatagtacccggggtttactgaaggcccattatccaaagaataagaagattcgggagcccaagatatattaaggaaagttagagttgtaatagaaagtgttatttgtaatctggcgagatgagttagaaaccgtcccggactctgtaacttgtacaaaacgaaaccctcggctccgcctcctatgtaaagggggagtcgagggacgaagagatcatcgaatcattgtttacaaaccctagttttcataatcgtcgagtacttttcggctgaaaccttcgagatctacttgccctctacttccaactaaaccctagcctacaatccataggcattgacaagttgataccttgtcaccaatagtgcaaaaggaggagatgtggcccttctcgcggcatatgtagcaagttcttttcttctccttcttctcactagatttctccacaatgggagcattggcttgattcttcttgggaagtggcatttcttcaacttgaggttgaatatgagtttgaacttgaggccgcttccctttttgcttcttcttcaaagggcaagatctaacatggtgcccttcaattttgcacttgaagcaaacaatcttggccgggtctttgacttgtacttggcccttcttgttgttgttcttggacttgttcttgttgttggagttgaatccaagtccactcttgtcattgggggattgtttcacacttaacatcttgtcaagtttgcatttcccttcatgaccctttaccaagtcgtccTTCAAAGGAGAGACtttggccttgagctctttgatttcctctacatggttagtaacaacacaagtactagaggaagtagaaccttcattgttagagcaacaaggcaaggaagataattcatcacaagatttagcaatattatgagtggatgaattactaggactagcccatggcaatataacattttgagtagtagtgctagtacccacatgaggctcacaaggtgtttccttagatattatagcctcatgagctaactttagcctatcatgagaggctagaagatcctcataggagctagaaagctttccatgattttcttccaatttcccataattgctagttagcaatttaagttgagcccttagctcaacattctccttcaagatagatgcttcacaagaagtagagttagtagcacaagcatcattattaatagcaatgggagaaggcaagttgtcatgctcttttagataagaagctttaagttgctcatgcgacacggtgagtttggtgagcgcacgctcaataacccttgagccctttttgagttgctcaaaatcctcaaggagtttagcattaacaaacacaagcttatcattttttagctttagttcatttgccacctcaagagctctatcatggttttgcttttctctagacaattctagagcaaaggtttcctcaagagcttccttggtggtttgttcttcttcaagttcatcctttagagattccacatcattggcgtactcacgttcaagagaaccctttttatcaatggtgttctcatgcatccaaataagtttttggctctcaatagcggtagtcaagatttcaaagaagtgagagcaagcaattttatctttgcaaataaccttgaaaacactcttacccttatcgcgtagagagacaacccaatcgtcttcttcatattcatcatcatccttatcaccacgagacatattaggttccatggtaggaggtaccgtggaacccttggccataaggcatatatgaggaccgtgagataaagatgaggagttacttgaggctcctttcaagatcttgtcttgaccaatagaatctttggtttcctctacattgttagacacacaacaactagaggaaatagaagcatttttttatcatggccacaagacaatgcaagcatatcatcattagatttattcaagcaacttacacatgatatgcaaggactatcaacacaagcatgtaaatcatttctagtgctagaagtgtttgagtccgtagatgaagcattgcaatgagatagagatgaagaataatcaatagtaagctcaataccaacattgcaatttccatcaccactcaccatatcattactttgtgtcttgccacacattggtgaagtggatgaagatgagaactcatcacagccggaagtggaagcaatacaatcatccttaataatattggacacatcatatttgtcttgaagctttgtccataattcatgagagctcccaaaaggcatgattgacgaagtaactacattgctcacaacaatggaaaacacatgagaagcaagagcatcgaggcaagagtttttctcctcctcaagagataaattttgaggatccttaggagaagaaaaacccatgccaagaaatcgctccatgtccggggacataccccgtaagattttaagcacataaattttccaaagatcataatttgtgccatcaaatataaacaagttattgtgcgctaatcccctaaccgacatctttactctcaaggcggtgaagcctaagaatgagagaccttgctctgataccaattgaaaggacacggatgtctcctagaggggggtgaataggcgatttaaaacttttacgagatgggcttaacaaatgcggaataaaactagcgtttactttgtcaagcccaaagcctatatactattgttcacctatgtgcaccaacaacttatgctaagcaatacaagcaagtatgtgatagcaagatatatataacttcaagcacgatggctatcacaaggtaaagtgcataagaaaagagctcgggtatagagataaccgaggcacgcgggagacgatgatttatcccggagttcacactcttgcgagtgctaatctccggtggagaggtgcggttgcttagtgctcccgaacgccacaagaggctcaccttgaggtgtggttgctcgatgcacacaaacgccacaaaggcctcaccccaagatgcggtactcacaccacacaccgaacgccacgaaggcgcctcacctaaatctccggtgaccctcgccacaaaggcctaggtcacggttccactaagggatttccttcgaggcggaaaccgggccttacacaaagattggggcacacatccacaacttaattggaggctcccaacaaatcgccacaaaggcctagaatccgtctagggttccaagaacccaagagtaacaactttcttgctttcaccaccacgaatcaccgtggagaactcaaacctatgcaccaaatgcaatggcaagaacaccacaaagatgctaaaatccttctctctcaaattccaacaaagctacaaaagctattggaggaataagagaggaagaacaaagaggagaacacaaaatcctccaagatcaagatctagtgggttcccctcacaaagagagggatttgattggtgaagatgtagatctagatctcctctctcttttccctcaagaatatgcaagaatcatgggaggaatcaagaactagggcaagctttgaaggacaacaatggaggggagagagagagagtgaaccaacCAACCCAAAGAGGAAGaaggggtcttatataccccctcccaacgaaatatgaccgtttgggacctcccaggccgaaaaatccgcccccgggtcggattatccgccccccgaaaatcgcccctggactcgggccggatatttggccggatattatCCAGAATTGGTCATTCGGgctggattatccgccccccagaaaactgcagaaacaccaaaactaaaacgggcataactttagcatccggactccgattttgatgatcttgggcttgttttgaagctaggaacaagctctacaagatcatgtaggaaaccatcatagtccaacaagggaggatagaaacaaatgatgaaaggtttgacctatctaaaaaagacataccggtaaaacctccaatctcgaaaatgcaacaagttgcccatgcaaaaaccattctcaatgaactagagcttgtcatgagaataagcacaagctctaaaacataacatggataagatccaaataaaaccaagaaagatgatgaaccaaactcgaaaacgcaacaagtgatctatgcgaaatccgttttcgatgaactagagtttgtcatgagaataagcacaagatctaaaacatcacatggataatatccaaataacaaccaagaaagatgatgcaatgatgcaaaggtttgagctctctccgaacgatacgatcgagttactcactcgagagctctcttgatagtacgacaactaaactataaaccggtctccaactacactatgagaccggtgagaaagaaaccatatcaagagcaaaccttatacttgcgcattccacttgagctcgatgacgacgatcttgacctcaacaagatggaacgcctttcttgcttgtgcttgcttgacgaagtcttgtggattgctcccccataatccaccatgggagagcttcttcttcgacgcatcttcacataaccatgaccaccatgtggattgctcccccataatccaccatgggagagcttcttcttcggcacatcttcacatatccatgatcaccatatggatggcaagactcaagcaaaggatctcttcgagatggctcatcttgaacttgcacttcatttctccatggcaagcttcaagcttatgaactcttcgagttggctcatcttgaacttgcacttcatttcttcattcttcatcatgttgatgtcttgaagtaacttgagggctcacttcatcttcatcttcaagacatacttgacatttgatatccttcatcaatttcttcttattgcaacctaatacaaacacgttgatgtcttgaagtaacttgagggctcacttcattttcatcttcaagacatacttgacacttgatatccttcatcaaattcttcttattacaaccttgaagccaacatatggttcaagaaatgcctatggacaactcctacaagtaTAACTCAAATgctaacattagtccatagggattgtcattaattaccaaaaccacacatgggggctccatgcactttcagtaaCCCGGAGTACCATCATACTTGTTTTGAAAATATAAAAGAAAGTTAACCGAAACCTATCATGTGATTTAGTTTTAAAAATTTCAATTGGACGAGCGCAACCCGTGAAAACGGTTCGTAATTTGGTAATACGGTTCTCaaatttatttttttgaatttcatTTCTCTAAAAAAAGGCAAAAGGAAAGAGTCATCTCATCCTCTCATGGTATTCTCTCATCTTCATCCCCACTTTGTTTCCATTCGCGACAAATGACGAACATCTAAACAACCAACATGAATCATCGTGAAAAGAAGAAAACGACACTTGGTGAGACGGCAGTTCGTGGAGTGTCAACGCGGTACTTGGCCGGCAACGAGCGGGTTGCCACAGACCCTTGGGTACAGTTGCACCAGGCCCAACAGGTAATACTATTTATTTAATTTTTCCTCTTGTTTATTTTATGTAATTTTTCAAATATTTCTTTATTTTCAGAATAACTTTTTCAAACTAATATTTTTAAAAATATAAACATTTTAAAAAGTTgtatattttaaaattttgaataatatgaaaatatCTAAGTATTTTTGAAATTCTAAAAAtgtaataaaaaataaaaaattaataTTGGAACACTCTTCAAAAAAGTTGaacaaaatttaaatttgaacaattatTGTTTTAAAATTATTGAAgtatgaacatttttcaaatttgaacttttttatgtttgaacattttcaaaatcacacattttttttaattttaaaaaTTTCCAAGTTTAAACATTACTGAATTATGAGCATTTTTCGGATTTGACcattttttagaatcacacaatttttaaatttaaacattttttgaattttaataTTATTTAAATCTGAAAAATAAAAATTAAACAAAAACAAATAccgaaaacagaaaacagaaaagaaaaacgtaaaacgaaaaacgaaaaaaggaaaaaacaccAACCTGTATTTACTTTGCAGGTATTTCCTGGATCACTTTTTTCACCTGGTTTCTTGCATGTATGTTCTTCGCGTTTTTTGTAGGGGTTTTTCTGaaccttttcaagttttgaacattTTCGCATATGAAGATTTTTCATATTCAAACATTTCTAAAcctcaaaaaattcaaaattcaagtttttgcaggttaaaattttaaaatatgaacTTTCTCGATATAACATTTTCTATATTTGAACTTTTTTCAAATATCTAAATCCAAAAAAATCGAAAAATGATACCTGTTATTGGGTCGGAAAAGGGTCAACCCACGAAAGGAGGTGTTGCATGCGTGCACTACAAATCGAAGTGCCCGCTGGATGCTCCTAGTTGACGCTCGATGCGTCGGGAAGCGCATTGATGCCCGAAGAAGATTTGAACGGCCGTGGCCTAGCATCTCCAGACTCCTCCCGAGTCCTGACCACCTCGTGATGCCCTCGTTTCCACCGTCGGCCGCGGGCCGCTTGCCCGGCCACCCACGACTGGCACCGCTCCCGCGATACCTCACCGTCCCTCCTTCCTCCACCGCAAACCACTGTTGGTCCGCCGCCACCCAAGACCTCCCTCTAAACCCCGCTCATCTCTGGAGTCCGGCTACGGCGATCCCCGAACCCTAAGTTCCGCCGCTGGCGAGCTCCCACACCCTGCACCTAAAACTCTAAGTTTATTTCATCGCCTTCGCCGGTGACGCCACGGCTAGACGCGCCATCCTCATCTCGGCAAGGTCGTCAAGCTTCAGCTTCTTTCTGCTCATGTCACCTTGTTCATGTCCGCGTGAGGGTGAAATGGCCCAGCCCATCAGTTGGCAGAAAGAAGGAGGAGGGTACACGTCGACATGTTAATGTTCGCACGAAGCATAGAATAGGGATTGCCGCTCCCGCTTGTGTCGTAGCTATAATAGTGCAAACAGTTTTTGCGAGACTAAAACTAGCCTAAATTGGACGGCCTAATGGATTTCCATGTTGGCCTACCAACCCATTACTGTTTTGGCCCATAAGGCCGCTCGTGAGCCACCTTTATTTTCTGTCTTCCTGCGTCTTGCCGTGGCGCGAACTAGTGTCACTTTGGGGGAAAGAAAGCAGCCCTCGAAGCCAAGCCAAGGAACCctaaccaccgccaccgccgccgccgccgtcgccgtcgcgccTCCACGACGTTTCTCGGTTTCCGGATCCTCTCCATTGGCCGGATATCACGCCCCTTCACTGTCGTGCTCATCTGTGCCGACAGCGCGGATTGATTTGTAGATCAAATGGACGTCAGGTTAGCACCCAAAATGTGAAGAGTGAAGGCTCTAGTAATCTAGTTCAGTCGATGCAAGGTTTTCTTTCGCAAAATGCTAGTGCGAGAATATACTACTTGTATGAAAACTGAGATGTGTTATGCAATTATGGCATCTCCATAACAACTGCCGCACAAATCAGAGTTTTGGCACCGCCTTGGGCGGAGTCCATGGCCACCGCCTATTCTTGAGTGAATTTCCTTTCCGGTTTGACTATTAGTTTATTGTTTTCTCGTCCCTTGGATGAAATCAATGTTCCGTGATTCCTCTTGGATACATTTGAGCAGCAAAAATCCAATTCTGTCATTTGTTCCAAGAAAAGAGTTTTTTTTTTCTCGGATTATTTGCCAATTTTGCCCACTGACTGTAGCTACTGCCTTTTTAGAGTACCAGGTGGTTGACCCGACCAGTCCCAGATTTTAACTGAAAGCTGCTATCACCTAAACTCGTCAAGTAAGTTGATGATTGCGCGTAATTTTCCTAGTGATGAGTGTATGCTCTTTTTATGTTAATCTTACTGAAATGTCACTGTATGTGTTAGGAATGAAGAGATACTTTCAACCCATTCAAAAGGCTGTTAGTTCTGGAAGCAATTTACCACCTGATGAGAGTACTACCACAGAGCCAGGAAAGAAACCCCATGTTTGTGCTTTGCTTACTCTGGATGATATTGTTGTTGACCCAGGGCTCCGAAAACCAATTGATGAATATGATGTTGGAATTATGGATAAAGTGAGGAGGAAGTATCTTCTGATGGGTCCATGCCAGCCAGCCACTCACAATTTTCGTAGAAAACAGCATGATGTTTGTTCAGGGAGTTTTAACAAAGCATGGTTCAAGAAGTTTGATTGGTTGGAATACAGTGTGGAGAAAGATGCAGCCTATTGTTTCTATTGTTACCTTTTTGAGCAGGCTGGGACCAATAAATTTGGGAGCCCTGCCATCTCTGTATCTGGGTTTAGAAACTGGAACAAAGCGATAGAAATTTTCAATGGGCATGTTGGTGGAATTAATAGTAGTCACAATATTGCAAGGCAATACTATGAGGATTTCAAAAGTCGTAGTAAAATCATGGCCGCTGGTGTATGTTGTGCAAGATTTCTTATTTCACAAGGTCTTCCCTTTTACGAACTTGAGGAATGGCGCAATCCTGGAAATGAAGGGAACTTTGTTGAGATGCTGAACTGGTATCTGAACGATTTTAAGTCCGTTGGCCCGCC
This Lolium perenne isolate Kyuss_39 chromosome 1, Kyuss_2.0, whole genome shotgun sequence DNA region includes the following protein-coding sequences:
- the LOC127295461 gene encoding uncharacterized protein gives rise to the protein MKRYFQPIQKAVSSGSNLPPDESTTTEPGKKPHVCALLTLDDIVVDPGLRKPIDEYDVGIMDKVRRKYLLMGPCQPATHNFRRKQHDVCSGSFNKAWFKKFDWLEYSVEKDAAYCFYCYLFEQAGTNKFGSPAISVSGFRNWNKAIEIFNGHVGGINSSHNIARQYYEDFKSRSKIMAAGVCCARFLISQGLPFYELEEWRNPGNEGNFVEMLNWYLNDFKSVGPPIIENALCYDELISPEIQKDLVKCCAEVIAQTIVDEIGDSYFSLLVDQPHDKLMLDKISVMIRFMNKHGQIIERLLGIEYTTLDTAPAMKEALDNLLARRGLSISRLRG